A genomic region of Mycobacterium sp. Aquia_213 contains the following coding sequences:
- a CDS encoding acyl-CoA thioesterase, whose protein sequence is MSYRWPTLADVIDTLNVDRVDEHHFLAAQLDNPSHHIAGGHIAAQALMAASRTAPGRRPHSVHVYYLRAGDARKPVDLHIDAARDGGALSTRKISARQDGQILLEALASFNEPFESLDYQQPMPDVADPDSLPPVQEQLAAYADELDGFWVEPRPFELRYVDPPPRLAVDLPELSPRLRMWWRPNSFVAPDEVLHDCLLTYLSGTTMVEPALVMRRATPVSTFNALIDHALWFHRPVDLADWVLSDQMSVSGVAGRGLTTSTMYNRTGQMVCVATQELYFGRAPAPA, encoded by the coding sequence GTGAGTTACCGCTGGCCGACCCTGGCCGATGTCATCGACACGCTCAACGTTGACCGCGTTGACGAACACCACTTCCTCGCCGCGCAGTTGGACAACCCGAGCCACCACATCGCCGGAGGTCACATCGCCGCCCAGGCTCTGATGGCGGCAAGCCGCACTGCGCCGGGGCGCAGGCCCCACAGCGTGCACGTCTACTACCTGCGCGCCGGTGATGCCCGCAAGCCTGTTGACCTTCACATCGACGCGGCCCGCGACGGCGGCGCGTTGTCCACCCGCAAGATCTCGGCCCGGCAGGACGGCCAGATTCTGCTCGAAGCGCTCGCTTCGTTCAACGAGCCATTCGAGTCGCTGGACTATCAACAGCCGATGCCCGACGTCGCCGATCCCGACTCGCTACCGCCGGTGCAGGAGCAGTTGGCGGCCTACGCCGATGAACTGGACGGTTTCTGGGTCGAGCCCCGGCCCTTCGAGTTGCGCTACGTCGACCCCCCACCACGGCTTGCCGTCGACCTCCCCGAGCTGTCGCCGCGGTTGCGAATGTGGTGGCGGCCCAACAGCTTTGTCGCGCCCGACGAGGTGCTGCACGACTGCCTGCTGACCTACCTGTCCGGAACCACGATGGTCGAACCCGCGCTCGTCATGCGGCGGGCCACGCCGGTCAGCACATTCAACGCCCTCATCGATCACGCACTGTGGTTTCACCGGCCAGTCGACCTGGCGGACTGGGTCCTGTCGGATCAGATGTCGGTCAGCGGTGTCGCGGGCCGGGGGCTGACCACGTCGACGATGTACAACCGCACGGGGCAAATGGTGTGCGTCGCGACTCAGGAGCTCTACTTCGGGCGAGCCCCGGCCCCGGCCTGA
- the dnaB gene encoding replicative DNA helicase produces the protein MAVVDDRAPGMDASPPSEDFGRQPPQDLAAEQSVLGGMLLSKDAIADVLERLRPSDFYRPAHQNVYDAILDLYGRGEPADAVTVAAELDRRNLLRRVGGAPYLHTLISTVPTAANAGYYAGIVAEKALLRRLVEAGTRVVQYGYAGAEGADVAEVVDRAQAEIYEVAERRTSEDFVPLEDLLQPTMDEIDAIASNGGVARGVPTGFTELDEVTNGLHAGQMIIVAARPGVGKALALDTPLPTPTGWTTMRDVAVGDELLGADGRPTRVVAATEVMLGRPCYEVEFSDGTVIVADAEHQWLTDTRASRKSAQAAAVGYNRTKNQRTFAAVRTTAEIAGTLRCDTIDKRLNHSVVNARALDLPAREFLVQPYTLGAWLGDGTGAAAQITTADPELIMRIEADGYVAVASESARYRYQLRLPADAESAPRACAVCGKSFIPHTSQVRTCGRSCGGRARFISAPVPSPTCVRCAGPSCGLRLCQKCHNAVGTLQARLRTLGVLGNKQIPTEYLRGSETQRRDLLAGLLDTDGTVTAGGAVQFSVTSNRLACDVAELIVSLGYRCQTSTKRVRGRSESSSIAYTLTFSTDDIVFGLQRKAIAHKERRAGVNTQRSGSRFVVDVRPIETVPVRCVEVDNDSHMYLASKAMVPTHNSTLGLDFLRSCSIKHRMASVIFSLEMSKSEIVMRLLSAEAKIKLADMRSGRMNDDDWTRLARRMSEISEAPLYIDDSPNLTMMEIRAKARRLKQKADLRLVVVDYLQLMSSGKKVESRQLEVSEFSRHLKLLAKELEVPVVAISQLNRGPEQRTDKKPMLSDLRESGSLEQDADMVILLNRPDAFERDDPRGGEADFILAKHRNGPTKTVTVAHQLHLSRFANMAR, from the coding sequence GTGGCTGTCGTAGATGACCGCGCGCCAGGCATGGATGCGTCGCCGCCCAGCGAGGATTTCGGCCGTCAGCCACCGCAGGATCTGGCTGCCGAGCAGTCGGTGTTGGGCGGGATGCTGCTGAGCAAGGACGCCATCGCTGATGTGCTCGAGCGGCTGCGGCCGAGCGACTTCTACCGGCCCGCCCACCAGAACGTCTACGACGCGATCCTGGATCTCTACGGGCGCGGGGAGCCCGCCGACGCGGTGACGGTGGCCGCCGAACTCGACCGCCGGAACCTACTGCGCAGGGTCGGCGGGGCGCCGTACCTACACACCCTGATCTCCACGGTGCCGACGGCGGCCAACGCCGGGTACTACGCGGGCATCGTGGCCGAGAAGGCGCTGCTGCGCCGGCTTGTGGAGGCGGGAACACGGGTCGTGCAGTACGGCTACGCGGGCGCCGAGGGTGCCGATGTGGCCGAGGTGGTCGACCGGGCCCAAGCGGAGATCTATGAGGTTGCCGAGCGGCGAACCTCGGAGGATTTCGTTCCGCTCGAGGATCTGCTGCAGCCGACGATGGATGAGATCGACGCCATCGCCTCCAACGGCGGCGTGGCGCGCGGCGTGCCGACCGGTTTCACCGAACTCGACGAGGTGACCAACGGCCTGCATGCCGGGCAGATGATCATCGTGGCGGCCAGGCCTGGAGTGGGGAAGGCGCTGGCCTTGGACACGCCGCTGCCCACGCCGACCGGCTGGACGACGATGCGCGACGTCGCGGTTGGTGATGAGTTGCTCGGCGCCGACGGGCGGCCGACACGGGTCGTGGCTGCCACCGAAGTGATGCTGGGGCGGCCCTGCTACGAGGTGGAGTTCTCCGACGGGACGGTCATCGTCGCCGACGCCGAGCATCAGTGGCTGACCGATACACGCGCGTCCCGGAAGTCAGCGCAAGCCGCCGCGGTGGGCTACAACCGCACCAAGAATCAGCGCACCTTTGCGGCGGTGCGGACGACGGCCGAGATCGCCGGAACTTTGCGCTGCGACACGATTGACAAGCGACTGAACCACAGCGTGGTCAACGCGCGCGCTCTGGACCTGCCGGCTCGCGAGTTCTTGGTGCAGCCATACACTTTGGGCGCCTGGCTGGGAGATGGCACCGGTGCCGCAGCCCAGATCACCACGGCCGATCCCGAACTCATCATGCGGATCGAAGCGGATGGGTACGTTGCAGTTGCTTCCGAATCCGCGCGGTACCGCTACCAACTGCGCCTACCGGCTGATGCCGAGTCGGCCCCTCGCGCATGCGCGGTCTGCGGCAAGTCGTTCATTCCGCACACCAGTCAGGTGCGGACCTGTGGGCGTTCCTGTGGTGGCCGAGCACGGTTTATCTCTGCTCCGGTGCCGAGCCCAACCTGCGTTCGATGCGCGGGACCGTCGTGCGGGCTGAGGTTATGCCAGAAGTGTCACAATGCCGTGGGGACATTGCAGGCGCGACTGCGCACACTCGGAGTGCTTGGTAATAAGCAGATTCCGACGGAATACCTACGCGGGTCCGAGACTCAGCGGCGCGACCTGCTCGCGGGCCTGCTTGACACCGACGGAACAGTGACGGCGGGCGGCGCAGTCCAGTTCTCCGTGACCAGCAATCGACTGGCGTGCGATGTCGCCGAGCTGATCGTCAGCCTGGGCTATCGCTGCCAAACCTCGACGAAGCGCGTCCGCGGCCGTAGCGAATCGTCCAGCATCGCCTACACCCTGACCTTCTCCACGGACGACATTGTGTTTGGACTGCAACGGAAAGCCATAGCGCACAAGGAGCGTCGGGCCGGCGTCAACACCCAGCGCTCTGGATCCCGCTTCGTTGTGGACGTCCGCCCGATCGAGACAGTTCCGGTGCGGTGCGTCGAAGTGGACAACGACAGCCACATGTATTTGGCGAGCAAGGCCATGGTGCCCACCCATAACTCCACATTGGGTTTGGACTTCTTGCGCTCGTGCTCGATCAAGCACCGGATGGCCAGCGTCATCTTCTCGCTGGAAATGAGCAAGTCCGAGATCGTGATGCGGCTGCTGTCGGCGGAAGCGAAAATCAAACTTGCCGATATGCGTTCGGGCCGGATGAACGACGACGACTGGACGCGGTTGGCCCGGCGGATGAGCGAGATCAGCGAGGCGCCACTGTATATCGATGACTCGCCGAACCTGACCATGATGGAGATCCGCGCCAAGGCGCGTCGGCTGAAGCAGAAGGCCGACCTGCGTCTGGTCGTGGTCGACTATCTGCAGCTGATGTCATCGGGCAAGAAGGTCGAGTCGCGGCAGCTCGAGGTCTCCGAATTCTCGCGCCACCTCAAACTGTTGGCCAAGGAGCTTGAGGTTCCTGTCGTCGCGATCAGCCAGCTGAACCGTGGTCCCGAGCAGCGCACCGACAAGAAGCCGATGCTGTCGGACCTTCGTGAGTCGGGATCGCTGGAGCAGGACGCGGACATGGTCATCCTGCTGAACCGCCCGGATGCATTCGAGCGCGACGACCCGCGTGGGGGAGAGGCCGACTTCATTCTGGCCAAGCACCGCAACGGCCCGACCAAGACGGTCACCGTCGCCCACCAGCTGCACCTGTCGCGCTTCGCCAACATGGCGCGATAG
- the rplI gene encoding 50S ribosomal protein L9, whose product MKLILTADVDHLGTVGETVEVKDGYGRNFLLPRGLAIVASRGAQKQADDIRRARETKVVRDLGHANEIKTAIEALGPVALPVKTAADSGKLFGSVTAGDVAAAIKKAGGPNLDKRIIRLPKSHIKAVGTHSVAVHLHPEINVDVALNVVADS is encoded by the coding sequence ATGAAGCTGATTCTGACGGCCGACGTGGACCATCTCGGTACCGTCGGCGAGACTGTCGAGGTCAAGGACGGTTACGGCCGTAACTTCCTCCTTCCGCGCGGCCTGGCGATCGTCGCCTCGCGCGGCGCACAGAAGCAGGCCGACGACATCCGCCGGGCCCGCGAGACGAAGGTTGTGCGCGATCTGGGGCACGCCAACGAGATCAAGACGGCGATCGAGGCGCTCGGTCCGGTCGCGCTGCCGGTCAAGACCGCGGCCGATTCCGGCAAGTTGTTCGGCTCGGTGACCGCCGGGGATGTCGCCGCAGCAATCAAGAAGGCCGGCGGCCCGAATCTCGACAAGCGCATTATTCGGTTGCCCAAGTCGCATATCAAGGCGGTCGGTACGCATTCGGTCGCGGTGCATCTGCACCCCGAGATCAATGTCGACGTGGCGCTCAACGTCGTCGCGGATAGCTAA
- the rpsR gene encoding 30S ribosomal protein S18, whose product MPKSTKRRPAPEKPIKTRKCVFCSKKGQSIDYKDTTLLRTYISERGKIRARRVTGNCVQHQRDIAIAVKNAREVALLPFTSSAR is encoded by the coding sequence ATGCCCAAGTCCACGAAACGGCGCCCGGCTCCGGAAAAGCCGATCAAGACACGGAAATGCGTCTTCTGCTCCAAGAAGGGCCAGTCGATCGACTACAAGGACACCACCCTGCTGCGCACGTACATCAGCGAGCGCGGCAAGATCCGGGCGCGTCGTGTCACCGGTAACTGCGTGCAGCACCAGCGCGACATTGCGATCGCGGTGAAGAACGCCCGCGAGGTGGCCCTGCTGCCCTTCACTTCGTCGGCGCGATAA
- a CDS encoding single-stranded DNA-binding protein — protein MAGDTTITVVGNLTADPELRFTPSGAAVANFTVASTPRIFDRQSSEWKDGEALFLRCNIWREAAENVAESLTRGSRVIVTGRLKQRSFETREGEKRTVFEVEVDEIGPSLRYATAKVNKASRSGGGGGGFGSGGGGGSRQAPPAQASSAPADDPWGSAPASGSFAGGDEEPPF, from the coding sequence GTGGCTGGTGACACCACTATCACCGTCGTCGGAAACCTGACCGCCGACCCCGAACTGCGGTTCACGCCGTCGGGTGCCGCCGTCGCGAATTTCACCGTGGCGTCGACCCCCCGGATCTTTGACCGGCAGAGCAGTGAGTGGAAAGACGGCGAGGCGCTGTTCTTGCGGTGCAACATCTGGCGCGAGGCTGCCGAGAACGTCGCCGAGAGCCTCACCCGCGGGTCGCGGGTGATCGTCACCGGACGGCTCAAGCAGCGCTCGTTCGAAACCCGGGAGGGCGAGAAGCGCACCGTCTTCGAGGTCGAGGTCGATGAGATCGGGCCCTCGCTGCGTTACGCCACCGCCAAGGTAAACAAAGCCAGCCGCAGTGGCGGCGGAGGCGGCGGCTTCGGTAGCGGCGGAGGCGGCGGATCCCGCCAGGCGCCCCCGGCACAGGCCAGCAGTGCGCCCGCCGACGACCCGTGGGGCAGCGCCCCGGCATCGGGCTCGTTCGCCGGCGGCGACGAAGAACCGCCGTTCTGA
- the rpsF gene encoding 30S ribosomal protein S6, protein MRPYEIMVILDPTLDERTVAPSLETFLNVVRKDGGSVDKVDIWGKRRLAYEIAKHAEGIYVVVDLKAAPATVSELDRQLSLNESVLRTKVMRTDKH, encoded by the coding sequence ATGCGTCCATACGAAATCATGGTCATTCTTGACCCCACGCTCGACGAACGTACCGTTGCCCCGTCATTGGAGACGTTCCTCAACGTCGTCCGTAAAGACGGCGGATCCGTCGACAAGGTGGACATCTGGGGGAAGCGCCGGCTGGCCTACGAGATCGCCAAGCACGCCGAAGGCATCTATGTAGTCGTCGACCTCAAGGCGGCACCGGCCACGGTGTCCGAGCTCGACCGTCAGCTGAGCCTCAACGAGTCGGTGTTGCGCACCAAGGTGATGCGCACCGACAAGCACTAA
- a CDS encoding DJ-1/PfpI family protein, which translates to MTLVAIPLFPRFTALDAVGPYEVLQRIPSIDVVFVGHQRGEVRTENGMLGVACDASFDEISAPDVVVVPGGIGTRKLIHDEPIRDWLQAIHPTTTFTTSVCTGALLLAAAGLLDGLTATTHWRAADLLNELGARYVPDRVVEHLPQRIITAAGVSSGIDMALRLTELLVDRVAAQAAQLIIEYDPQPPFDSGSLAKADAATKARADEYGRARQ; encoded by the coding sequence ATGACCCTGGTCGCTATCCCGTTGTTCCCGCGTTTCACCGCGCTCGACGCCGTCGGGCCCTACGAAGTGCTGCAACGCATTCCATCGATCGATGTGGTGTTCGTCGGGCACCAACGCGGCGAGGTCCGCACGGAGAACGGCATGCTCGGCGTCGCCTGCGACGCCAGTTTCGACGAAATCAGCGCGCCCGACGTGGTGGTGGTGCCCGGAGGCATCGGAACCCGCAAGTTGATTCACGACGAGCCGATCCGCGACTGGCTGCAGGCGATACATCCGACCACCACGTTCACCACCTCGGTGTGCACGGGTGCGCTGCTGCTGGCCGCCGCGGGACTGCTCGACGGGCTCACCGCGACCACGCATTGGCGCGCCGCCGATCTGCTCAACGAGTTGGGCGCGCGCTACGTACCCGACCGGGTCGTCGAGCACCTGCCGCAGCGCATCATCACCGCCGCCGGGGTGTCCAGCGGCATCGACATGGCCCTGCGGCTGACCGAGCTCCTGGTCGATCGCGTGGCCGCGCAGGCCGCTCAGCTGATCATCGAATACGACCCGCAGCCGCCATTCGACTCCGGCTCGCTCGCCAAGGCCGACGCGGCGACCAAGGCACGGGCGGACGAATACGGGCGAGCCCGCCAATAG
- a CDS encoding glycosyltransferase family 87 protein: MTGAAQESATISPRTLAEDLRSADNRDCPSRTDSLGAAFADAIGGPVGRHALIGRTRLMTPLRVMFVIALVFMALGWSTKAACLQSSGTGPGDQRVANWDNQRAYYELCYSDTVPLYGAELLNKGMFPYKSSWIETDSSGTPQTTYDGKPAVRYMEYPVLTGLYQYASMALAKTYTTLSKLAPLPVIAEVVVFFDIAAFGLALAWLATVWATAGLSGRRIWDAALVAGSPLLIFQIFTNFDALATGFAMAGLLSWARRKPVLAGVLIGLGAAAKMYPLLFLGPMLVLAIRTGRYRALARTAAVVAVTWLLVNLPVLVKFPRGWSEFFRLNARRGDDMDSVYNVVKSFTGWPGFDPKLGFWEPPTVLNAVVAVSFVICCAAITYIALAAPQRPRVAQLLFLVVAAFLLTNKVWSPQFSLWLVPLAVLALPHRRVLLAWMTIDALVWVPRMYYLYGNPNRSLPAQFFTTTVLLRDIAVVALCALVIRQIYRPDEDLVRWDGRVDDPAGGPFDRAPDAPPGWLPDWLRPARSRRPAAPVPTPDTEMATAQGQP; the protein is encoded by the coding sequence GTGACCGGCGCTGCACAGGAGAGCGCCACCATTTCACCGCGGACGCTGGCCGAGGATCTGCGGAGCGCGGACAACCGCGATTGCCCTAGCCGCACAGACTCTTTGGGCGCCGCATTCGCCGATGCCATCGGCGGACCGGTGGGCCGGCACGCGCTGATCGGTCGCACTCGGCTGATGACGCCGCTGCGGGTGATGTTTGTAATCGCGCTGGTGTTCATGGCGCTGGGCTGGTCGACGAAGGCGGCGTGCCTGCAGAGCAGCGGTACCGGACCCGGGGATCAGCGCGTCGCCAATTGGGACAACCAGCGCGCCTACTACGAGTTGTGCTACTCGGACACGGTGCCGCTGTACGGCGCGGAGTTGTTGAACAAGGGCATGTTTCCGTACAAGTCGAGCTGGATCGAAACCGACTCCAGTGGCACCCCGCAGACAACGTACGACGGCAAGCCCGCGGTGCGCTACATGGAGTATCCGGTATTGACCGGGCTGTACCAGTACGCATCGATGGCGCTGGCCAAGACCTACACCACGCTGAGCAAGCTGGCGCCGCTTCCGGTGATCGCCGAGGTGGTGGTGTTCTTCGACATCGCCGCATTCGGGCTGGCGCTGGCCTGGCTGGCGACCGTGTGGGCCACCGCGGGCCTGTCCGGCCGCCGGATCTGGGACGCGGCCCTGGTGGCCGGCTCGCCGCTGCTGATCTTTCAGATCTTCACCAATTTCGATGCGCTGGCAACGGGATTCGCGATGGCCGGGCTGCTGTCCTGGGCGCGACGTAAGCCGGTGCTGGCCGGGGTGCTGATCGGGCTGGGCGCGGCCGCCAAGATGTATCCCTTGCTGTTCCTGGGCCCGATGCTGGTGCTGGCCATCCGAACCGGGCGCTATCGCGCGCTGGCACGCACCGCCGCCGTGGTCGCGGTGACCTGGCTTTTGGTCAATCTGCCCGTGCTGGTGAAGTTTCCGCGGGGCTGGTCGGAGTTCTTCCGGCTCAATGCCCGGCGTGGCGACGACATGGATTCGGTGTACAACGTCGTCAAGTCGTTCACCGGCTGGCCCGGGTTCGATCCCAAGCTCGGCTTCTGGGAGCCACCCACGGTGCTCAACGCCGTTGTCGCGGTGTCATTCGTAATCTGTTGTGCGGCAATCACTTATATCGCGCTTGCCGCCCCGCAGCGGCCACGGGTGGCACAGCTTCTGTTCCTGGTCGTCGCCGCGTTCCTGTTGACCAACAAGGTGTGGAGCCCGCAGTTCTCGCTGTGGTTGGTGCCGCTTGCGGTGCTGGCATTGCCACACCGCCGGGTCCTGCTGGCGTGGATGACGATCGACGCACTGGTGTGGGTGCCGCGGATGTACTACCTGTACGGCAACCCGAATCGCTCGCTGCCGGCGCAGTTTTTCACCACGACGGTGTTGCTGCGTGACATTGCCGTCGTGGCGTTGTGCGCGTTGGTGATCCGCCAGATCTACCGGCCCGACGAGGACTTGGTGCGTTGGGACGGCCGGGTGGACGATCCGGCCGGCGGGCCGTTCGACCGCGCCCCCGATGCGCCGCCAGGCTGGTTGCCGGACTGGCTGCGTCCGGCCCGGTCACGACGGCCGGCCGCACCGGTACCCACGCCCGACACCGAAATGGCTACCGCACAAGGACAACCATGA
- a CDS encoding transglycosylase domain-containing protein, which produces MNNEGRHDQSPDDPSRSATERMSKEPNADRPDDSNRPAHRADAGTRRRVPPDDRQTTILPAVVDDRSPLRSDPIDEVKAALGGSSTKPRDALEEVKAALDGRATPPRGDRPLSGRPPEGPPPPPPPRRPGGPGGPDGPSHRAPGPRVNWVEQINWRWVRRGAYLSAAVLVLLPIVTFAMAYFIVDIPKPGNIRTNQVSTILASDGSEMAKIVPPEGNRVDVNISQVPVHVRQAVIAAEDRNFYSNPGFDFTGFARAVENNLFGNGDLQGGSTITQQYVKNALVGSAQHGFAGLLRKAKELVIATKMSGEWSKDEVLQAYLNIIYFGRGAYGISAASKAYFDKPTDQLTVSEGALLAALIRRPSSLDPAVDPKGAEARWNWVLDGMVETKALSASDRAAQQFPQTVPPDQARAQNQTTGPNGLIERQVTKELMELFNIDEQTLNTQGLQVTTTIDPKAQQAAEKAVSKYLDGQDPDMRSAVVSIDPHTGAIRAYYGGSDANGFDFAQAGLQTGSSFKVFALVAALQQGIGLGYQVDSSPLTVDGIKITNVDGENCGTCNIAEALKMSLNTAYYRLMLKLKNGPAAVADAAHQAGIAKSFPGVAHTLSEDGKGGPPNNGIVLGQYQTRPVDMASAYATLAASGVYHPPHLVQKVVNAEGQVLFDAGNSDKGADQRIDKAVADNTTAAMQPIASYSRGHALSGGRASASKTGTVQLGDTQANKDAWMVGYTPSLSTAVWVGTVPDNVPLVTASGAEVYGSGLPSDIWKSTMDGALKGSPNETFPKPAEIGGYAGVPAPPPPPPQVTVIQPTIEVAPGITIPVGPPTTITGAPPPPPGQAPPPEPAAPPFGQPPP; this is translated from the coding sequence TTGAATAACGAAGGGCGCCACGATCAGTCGCCCGATGACCCGAGCAGGTCCGCGACTGAGCGTATGAGCAAGGAACCCAACGCCGATCGCCCGGACGATTCCAATCGACCGGCGCATCGTGCCGACGCCGGGACCCGTCGCCGGGTTCCGCCCGACGATCGGCAGACGACGATCCTGCCGGCGGTCGTCGACGACCGGTCTCCGCTGCGGTCCGACCCCATCGACGAGGTCAAGGCCGCGTTGGGCGGATCCTCGACAAAGCCCCGGGACGCGCTCGAGGAGGTGAAGGCCGCCCTCGACGGCCGGGCCACCCCGCCGCGGGGAGACCGCCCGCTGTCCGGTCGCCCACCGGAAGGGCCTCCGCCACCACCGCCACCGCGACGCCCCGGCGGACCGGGCGGCCCCGACGGGCCAAGTCACCGGGCTCCCGGGCCAAGGGTCAACTGGGTCGAGCAGATCAACTGGCGGTGGGTGCGCCGCGGCGCTTACCTGTCCGCCGCGGTCCTGGTGCTGTTGCCGATCGTCACCTTCGCGATGGCGTACTTCATCGTCGACATTCCCAAGCCGGGCAACATCCGCACCAACCAGGTTTCGACCATCCTGGCCAGCGACGGCTCGGAGATGGCGAAAATCGTTCCCCCTGAAGGCAATCGGGTCGACGTCAACATCAGCCAGGTGCCGGTGCATGTGCGTCAGGCCGTCATCGCGGCCGAGGACCGCAACTTCTACTCGAATCCGGGGTTTGACTTCACTGGCTTCGCCCGCGCGGTGGAGAACAATCTCTTCGGCAACGGCGATCTGCAGGGCGGGTCGACGATTACGCAGCAATACGTGAAGAACGCGCTCGTCGGCTCCGCGCAGCACGGGTTCGCCGGCCTGCTGCGTAAGGCCAAGGAACTGGTCATCGCCACCAAGATGTCGGGGGAGTGGTCCAAAGACGAAGTGCTGCAGGCCTACCTGAACATCATCTACTTCGGGCGGGGCGCCTACGGGATTTCGGCGGCGTCCAAGGCGTACTTCGACAAGCCCACCGACCAGCTGACCGTCTCCGAGGGGGCGCTGTTGGCGGCGCTAATCCGCCGGCCGTCCTCGCTGGACCCGGCCGTGGATCCCAAGGGCGCCGAGGCCCGGTGGAACTGGGTGCTGGACGGCATGGTGGAAACAAAGGCGTTGTCGGCGAGCGATCGTGCGGCACAGCAATTTCCCCAGACCGTCCCGCCCGATCAGGCCCGCGCGCAGAACCAGACCACCGGCCCCAATGGCCTGATCGAACGTCAGGTCACCAAAGAGCTGATGGAGTTGTTCAACATTGACGAGCAGACCCTGAACACTCAGGGCCTGCAGGTCACCACCACGATCGACCCGAAGGCCCAGCAGGCCGCGGAGAAGGCCGTCTCGAAATACCTTGACGGACAAGACCCCGACATGCGCTCGGCCGTGGTGTCCATCGACCCGCACACCGGCGCGATCCGCGCCTATTACGGAGGCTCGGACGCCAACGGCTTCGACTTCGCTCAGGCCGGTCTGCAGACCGGATCGTCGTTCAAGGTGTTCGCGTTGGTGGCCGCCCTGCAGCAGGGCATCGGGCTGGGCTACCAGGTCGACAGCTCGCCGCTCACGGTCGACGGCATCAAGATCACCAACGTTGACGGCGAAAATTGCGGCACCTGCAATATCGCCGAGGCGCTGAAGATGTCGCTGAACACGGCCTACTACCGGCTGATGCTCAAGCTCAAGAACGGTCCGGCGGCCGTCGCCGACGCCGCGCATCAGGCCGGCATCGCCAAGAGTTTCCCCGGCGTGGCGCACACCCTGTCCGAAGATGGCAAGGGCGGCCCGCCGAACAACGGAATTGTGCTGGGCCAGTACCAGACTCGGCCCGTCGACATGGCCTCGGCGTATGCCACGCTGGCCGCTTCCGGTGTGTACCACCCGCCGCACCTGGTGCAAAAGGTCGTCAACGCCGAGGGCCAAGTGCTTTTCGACGCCGGCAACTCGGACAAGGGCGCCGACCAACGCATCGATAAGGCGGTCGCCGACAACACCACCGCGGCGATGCAACCGATCGCCTCCTACTCGCGCGGCCACGCCCTCTCGGGTGGCCGGGCCTCGGCGTCCAAGACCGGCACTGTCCAGCTCGGCGACACCCAAGCCAACAAGGACGCGTGGATGGTCGGATACACCCCGTCCCTGTCGACGGCGGTGTGGGTGGGAACCGTCCCGGACAATGTGCCGCTGGTAACCGCTTCGGGCGCAGAGGTTTACGGCTCGGGGCTGCCGTCGGATATCTGGAAGTCGACGATGGACGGTGCGCTGAAGGGCAGCCCCAACGAGACCTTCCCCAAGCCGGCCGAGATCGGTGGCTATGCGGGGGTACCTGCCCCGCCGCCTCCGCCGCCGCAGGTGACCGTCATCCAGCCCACGATCGAAGTCGCTCCGGGCATCACCATCCCGGTGGGCCCACCGACGACGATCACCGGGGCGCCGCCCCCGCCACCGGGACAGGCGCCACCGCCGGAACCGGCCGCCCCGCCATTCGGGCAACCGCCACCGTGA
- a CDS encoding DUF5318 domain-containing protein, giving the protein MRLQRQVVDYALRRRSLLAEVYSGRTGVTEVCDANPYLLRAAKFHGKTSQVMCPICRKEQLTLVSWVFGDHLGAVSGSARTAEELVMLAVKFTEFSVHVVEVCRTCSWNHLVKSYVLGAERPPKGTRGPRTARNGARTAIE; this is encoded by the coding sequence GTGCGACTGCAGCGACAGGTGGTGGACTACGCGCTTCGGCGGCGCTCACTGCTGGCCGAGGTGTACTCGGGCCGCACGGGTGTGACCGAGGTCTGTGACGCCAACCCGTATTTGCTGCGCGCCGCGAAGTTTCACGGCAAAACCAGTCAGGTGATGTGCCCGATCTGCCGAAAGGAGCAGCTCACTCTGGTGTCGTGGGTGTTCGGCGATCACCTGGGTGCGGTATCGGGTTCGGCCCGCACCGCAGAAGAGCTGGTCATGCTGGCGGTGAAGTTCACGGAGTTCTCGGTTCACGTGGTCGAGGTGTGCCGAACCTGCAGCTGGAATCACCTAGTCAAGTCGTATGTGCTCGGCGCGGAACGCCCACCCAAGGGAACCCGCGGCCCGCGGACGGCACGCAACGGCGCCCGCACGGCCATTGAATAA